Proteins encoded within one genomic window of Camelina sativa cultivar DH55 chromosome 19, Cs, whole genome shotgun sequence:
- the LOC104764348 gene encoding rab escort protein 1, with amino-acid sequence MSDLPPYPPLDPSNYDLIVVGTGVSESVSAAAASSSGSSVLHLDPNPFYGSHFAALSLPDLTSFLHSNSVSPPPSSPPIPPSNSHELISVDLVHRSLYSSVEISSFDSEILEEHSRRFNVDLCGPRVVFCADESINLMLKSGANNYVEFKSIEASFVGDSSGELRNVPDSRAAIFKSKSLTLLEKNLLMKFFKLVQSQLAKSDDDTTTVKISEEDMESPFVDFLTKMRLPPNIKSIILYAIAMLDYDQDNMETCRHLLKTKEGIDRLALYIKSMGRFSNALGALIYPIYGQGELPQAFCRRAAVKGCVYVLRMPITALLLDKETGGYKGVRLASGQEIFSQKLILDPCINVGLESLSSLTDQQNETLRVLVPKAMINKEKIARGICVIRGSVKSDVSNALIVYPPKSLFPEQLTAIRVLQLGSGLAVCPADMHVLYFSTLCKNDDQGIKALLSAMGNLIRLPVPESDSVVENVTCEAKPLLLWRALYVQELVKGEFGGVISSMPSPDENLNYKETVESAVKLYEQIMGSEELFKEETSLENTTEENEGGVEIDEN; translated from the exons ATGAGTGACCTCCCTCCTTACCCGCCGCTTGATCCTTCTAACTACGATCTCATTGTCGTCGGAACCGGAGTTTCTGAGTCCGTCTCCGCCGCCGCTGCTTCCTCCTCCGGTAGTTCTGTTCTCCACCTCGACCCTAACCCCTTCTACGGCTCTCACTTCGCCGCTCTTTCTCTTCCCGATCTCACTTCTTTCCTTCACTCAAACTCCGTCTCTCCTCCGCCGTCATCTCCTCCAATTCCGCCGTCAAACAGTCATGAACTCATCTCAGTGGATCTTGTCCACCGATCCTTGTACTCCTCCGTCGAGATTTCGAGCTTCGATTCGGAGATCCTCGAAGAACACTCCAGGAGATTTAACGTTGACTTGTGTGGTCCTAGGGTTGTCTTCTGCGCCGATGAATCGATTAATCTCATGTTGAAATCAGGAGCTAACAATTACGTTGAGTTCAAGAGTATCGAAGCGAGCTTCGTCGGGGATTCGAGCGGTGAGCTACGGAACGTGCCGGATTCGAGAGCTGCGATTTTCAAGAGCAAGAGCTTGACTCTGTTGGAGAAGAATCTGCTGATGAAGTTCTTCAAGCTTGTTCAAAGTCAATTGGCCAAAAGCGATGATGATACAACAACAGTGAAGATATCGGAGGAAGACATGGAGAGTCCATTTGTGGACTTCTTGACAAAGATGCGTTTGCCACCCAACATCAAATC GATTATCTTGTATGCCATTGCGATGCTAGATTATGATCAGGACAATATGGAAACGTGTAGACATTTACTCAAGACCAAAGAGGGTATAGATCGATTGGCTCTGTACATCAAATCTATGGGCAG GTTTTCGAATGCACTTGGAGCGTTGATATACCCAATTTATGGACAAGGAGAACTTCCTCAAGCCTTTTGTCGTCGGGCTGCTGTTAAAGGATGTGTCTAT GTTCTCCGGATGCCTATTACTGCTCTGCTTTTAGACAAG gaaaCTGGGGGTTACAAAGGGGTTAGATTAGCTTCTGGTCAAGAGATATTCAGCCAAAAATTGATTCTGGATCCATGTATTAATGTTGGATTGGAGTCGCTGTCGTCATTGACAGATCAGCAAAATGAAACTCTCAGGGTTCTTGTCCCAAAGGCGATGATCAATAAGGAGAAAATTGCAAGAGGAATATGCGTCATTAGAGGTTCTGTGAAATCTGATGTATCAAACGCTCTTATCGTATATCCACCTAAat CTTTGTTTCCTGAACAGCTAACTGCAATTCGGGTTCTGCAGCTTGGTAGTGGTTTAGCAGTTTGTCCTGCTGACAT GCATGTGTTGTATTTTTCCACTCTCTGCAAGAACGATGACCAAGGGATAAAAGCGCTGTTATCAGCCATGGGTAATCTCATCAGATTGCCTGTTCCTGAGAGCGATTCTGTTGTGGAGAATGTTACTTGTGAGGCAAAACCACTTCTACTCTGGAGAGCACTGTACGTGCAAGAGCTAGTCAAG GGTGAATTTGGAGGTGTCATCAGTTCCATGCCTAGTCCAGATGAAAATTTGAACTACAAAGAGACAGTGGAATCAGCCGTGAAG CTATATGAACAAATCATGGGGAGTGAAGAGTTATTTAAAGAAGAGACCTCACTGGAAAACACAACGGAGGAAAACGAGGGTGGTGTTGAAATAGATGAAAATTGA